The Synchiropus splendidus isolate RoL2022-P1 chromosome 1, RoL_Sspl_1.0, whole genome shotgun sequence genome includes a window with the following:
- the purg gene encoding purine-rich element-binding protein gamma has protein sequence MMMMADGCCRGMERGRGKLAPDSRGPYPQQYVGPPQQQQQPAGADIQELASKRVDIQKKRFYLDVKQSVRGRFLKIAEVWIGRGRHDNIRKSKLTLSMAMAPALRYCLGDFIDYYARIGLRGGAHSAALPEPGTNGQARTDPRRRAPEPLSPTGSAASDDHSHRVLKSEFIERDNRKYFLDLKENQRGRFLRIRQTVSKGHGTMGYYGQGIEQTIVLPAQGLIEFRDALSQLIDDYGDDDGDERGRTGARNHDDSPELPEAASFRVDNKRFYFDVGSNRYGVFLKISEVRQPYRNTITVPLKAWARFGENFIRYEEEMRRIFSCHKEKRTDAREDSEEPED, from the coding sequence atgatgatgatggctgatGGATGTTgcagagggatggagagaggcAGGGGGAAACTCGCGCCGGACTCCAGAGGCCCCTATCCTCAACAGTATGTGGGGcccccgcagcagcagcagcagccagcggGCGCTGACATCCAGGAGCTGGCGTCCAAGCGCGTCGACATCCAGAAGAAGCGCTTCTACCTGGACGTGAAGCAGAGCGTCCGCGGCCGTTTCCTGAAAATCGCCGAGGTCTGGATCGGACGCGGCCGCCACGACAACATCAGGAAGAGCAAGTTGACGCTGTCCATGGCGATGGCGCCCGCCCTCCGCTACTGCCTGGGGGACTTCATCGATTACTACGCTCGGATCGGACTCCGGGGGGGCGCGCACTCCGCCGCGCTCCCTGAGCCGGGCACAAACGGCCAGGCCCGGACTGACCCGCGCAGGAGAGCGCCTGAGCCGCTCTCGCCCACCGGCTCCGCCGCGTCCGACGACCACTCTCACCGCGTCCTCAAGAGCGAGTTCATCGAGCGGGACAACAGGAAGTACTTCCTGGACCTGAaggagaaccagagaggacggTTCCTGCGCATCCGGCAGACGGTCAGCAAGGGTCACGGCACCATGGGCTACTACGGCCAAGGCATCGAGCAGACCATCGTGCTTCCCGCGCAGGGGCTCATCGAATTCCGCGACGCGCTCTCGCAGCTCATCGACGACTACGGAGACGACGACGGCGACGAGCGCGGCCGAACCGGCGCCAGGAACCACGACGACAGTCCCGAACTGCCGGAGGCGGCGTCATTCCGAGTGGACAACAAGAGGTTCTACTTTGACGTGGGATCCAACAGGTACGGCGTGTTTCTGAAGATCAGCGAAGTCCGGCAGCCGTACAGGAACACCATCACGGTGCCGCTCAAAGCCTGGGCCCGGTTTGGCGAGAACTTCATCCGCTacgaggaggagatgaggcgGATTTTCTCGTGCCACAAAGAGAAGCGGACAGACGCTCGCGAGGACAGCGAGGAGCCGGAGGACTGA